The following are encoded in a window of Castanea sativa cultivar Marrone di Chiusa Pesio chromosome 9, ASM4071231v1 genomic DNA:
- the LOC142611404 gene encoding laccase-7-like: protein MARFVALLACALALLASSMASAAIVEHSFHVQNLTVRRLCNEQVITAVNGSLPGPTIRVREGDILVVHVYNKSPYNITIHWHGIFQKLSGWADGPEYVTQCPIVPGNSYTYKFKITEQEGTLWWHAHVSWLRATVHGALIIHPKSGHSYPFPKPDKEVPILFGEWWNANVVDVENQGLATGGAPNNSDAFTINGKPGDLYPCSKNQIYKLKVVEGKTYMLRIINAALNNQLFFKIANHKLTVVAIDASYTEQYVTDVVVVAPGQTTDVLVTADQPVGSYYMAATPYASAANVSFDNTTTRGIIVYEGSTSANPLMPVLPASNDTLTAHKFYSNLTGLAGGPHWVPVPRQVDEHMFITFGINLQRCGSNVTGNTTCQGPLNQRLSASMNNVSFVLPSTSKLSMLQAFFYDVGGVYTTDFPNKPPVKFDYTNPNISSDQSLIYAPKATKVKTLKYNSTVEIVLQNTAFVGIENHPIHVHGFNFHVLAQGFGNYDSVNDQGKFNFVNPQTRNTIAVPVGGWAVIRFQANNPGIWLVHCHLDVHLPWGLAMAFEVEDGPTISSILPPPPADLPQC, encoded by the exons ATGGCACGCTTTGTGGCTCTGCTAGCATGCGCTTTAGCTCTTTTAGCATCATCAATGGCTTCTGCTGCTATTGTTGAACATTCATTCCAT GTGCAAAACCTCACTGTCCGTCGGCTATGCAATGAGCAAGTGATAACTGCAGTGAATGGAAGCCTCCCTGGCCCAACCATACGTGTTCGAGAGGGTGACATCCTTGTCGTCCACGTATACAATAAGTCACCCTATAACATAACAATTCATTG GCATGGTATCTTTCAAAAATTGAGTGGGTGGGCTGATGGGCCTGAATATGTAACTCAATGCCCTATAGTTCCTGGAAATAGCTATAcctataaattcaaaattaccGAACAAGAAGGAACGCTTTGGTGGCATGCTCATGTATCTTGGCTCCGCGCAACAGTTCATGGTGCACTCATCATTCACCCCAAATCCGGTCACTCATATCCATTCCCAAAGCCTGACAAGGAAGTTCCCATCTTATTTG GCGAGTGGTGGAATGCTAACGTTGTTGACGTCGAGAACCAGGGACTTGCTACCGGTGGAGCTCCCAACAATTCTGATGCTTTCACGATAAATGGAAAGCCTGGCGATCTTTACCCATGCTCTAAAAATC AAATATACAAGCTTAAGGTGGTTGAAGGAAAGACATACATGCTACGCATTATCAACGCTGCACTCAATAACCAGCTTTTCTTCAAGATAGCCAATCACAAGCTGACAGTTGTCGCAATAGACGCCTCGTACACGGAACAATATGTGACCGACGTAGTTGTGGTCGCACCTGGCCAGACCACTGATGTTCTTGTCACTGCTGATCAACCCGTGGGTTCTTACTACATGGCCGCGACTCCATACGCTAGTGCTGCAAACGTGTCGTTTGATAACACTACCACAAGGGGCATCATCGTCTATGAAGGCTCCACGTCAGCAAATCCTCTCATGCCGGTCCTACCAGCTTCCAATGACACGTTGACAGCCCACAAGTTTTACAGTAATCTCACAGGCCTAGCTGGTGGGCCACACTGGGTCCCAGTGCCTCGTCAAGTGGATGAGCACATGTTTATAACTTTTGGGATCAACCTGCAACGTTGTGGGTCCAACGTAACTGGGAATACCACGTGTCAAGGCCCACTTAATCAGAGACTCTCTGCGAGCATGAACAACGTATCATTTGTGCTCCCTAGTACTAGCAAGCTGTCCATGTTGCAAGCTTTTTTCTATGACGTGGGTGGGGTCTACACCACTGATTTTCCTAACAAGCCTCCGGTGAAGTTTGACTATACCAACCCCAACATCAGCTCTGATCAATCACTGATTTATGCACCCAAAGCAACCAAAGTCAAGACATTGAAGTACAATTCAACGGTGGAGATTGTGTTGCAAAACACAGCATTTGTAGGCATTGAGAATCACCCAATTCACGTTCATGGTTTCAATTTCCACGTTTTGGCTCAAGGGTTTGGAAATTATGACTCTGTTAATGATCAGGGAAAGTTCAACTTCGTTAACCCTCAGACACGTAACACCATTGCTGTTCCAGTTGGAGGATGGGCTGTCATTAGATTCCAAGCAAATAATCCAG GAATATGGCTGGTACATTGCCATCTGGACGTGCATTTGCCATGGGGACTTGCCATGGCTTTTGAGGTTGAGGATGGACCAACTATATCATCTATACTGCCTCCTCCACCAGCTGATCTTCCTCAATGCTAG